A stretch of DNA from Streptococcus sp. NPS 308:
TCTGTGCGGGAAAAGTTGCTAACAACAGTGATATTTCGGTTAGGAACAAAGTGAAGGGCTTGATCGTCACCTCGCAGTTGCGTTGTACGGATCCCTACGCTAACGACCTTGCCAGAAACGGTAATCGGTCCATTTGTGAGAACCACTTCATCACCCACATCAAGCTGGCGTTCAAAGAGGATGAAAAAGCCATTGATGACATCGGATAGAAAACCTTGCGCCCCCATCCCAATGGCAACCCCAGCAATTCCTGCCCCAGCAAGGAGGCTGGAAACTGGCAAACCTAAAATGGACAGGATACAGTAGATTAAAAAGAAATAAAGGGTATAGTTAAAGATATTTTCAAGCAAACGAGAAATGGTCTTCTGTCTGCCAGCATCTCGATTTGAGAATTTAAGCGAGGGCTTGACAATCTTTCGGACAGTCGCATGGAGGATCTTTTTGGCTATATAAAATAGAAGGATAAGAATCAAAAGAGAGATCAACTTGGTCAAAAGATTCTCTAACATGGTTGTTAAATCAAGTTTATCAAAATAACGTTGAAAAAATTCTTGCATACAAAACTCCTTTTTCCTATTATACCATAACTTATCTGAAGACTATTCCCTATAAATATTCAAATTTCATTTGATTATTTAGTCAAATCTTGATTTTATGGCATATTTATACTATAATCAACAAAAGCGTGGGATTTGCTCCTTTCCGCTCTCTATTATCAACTTTTTAGGAAATTCTCATGTCTATCACCCAACGTACGACAAAACTGATCTTGGCAACCTGCCTTGCTTGTTTTCTTGCTTATTTTTTAGATTTATCATCAGCGGTTTCAGCTGGCATTATCGCCCTCTTAAGCCTTTCTGACACGCGCAGAAGTACGCTAAAATTGGCCCGTAACCGCCTCTTTTCCATGCTCCTAGCGCTCGCTATCGGCGTTCTAGCCTTTCAGCTGGCCGGCTTTCACATCTGGAGTCTAGGCCTCTATCTAGCTCTCTACGTGCCTCTTGCTTACAAAATGGGCTGGGAAATCGGCATCACACCTAGCAGTGTCTTGGTCGGTCATCTCTTGGTACAGGAGTCTACTTCTCCAGCTCTTTTGCTCAATGAAGTGCTCCTCTTTCTCATTGGGACAAGCTTTGCTCTGTTGGTCAACCTTTACATGCCCTCTCGGGAAAAGGCCATTCACAGCTATCACCTTCAGGTCGAAGAAAAGTTAAAAGACATCCTGCTTCGCTTTAAATACTATCTATCAAGAGGAGACGGGCGCAATCAAGCCCAACTCGTTGACGAGTTAGATAGCCTTCTTGATGAAGCCATCAAGCTTGTCTATTTGGACCACTCGGACCACCTCTTTCACCAGACGGACTACCACATCCACTACTTTGAGATGAGACAGCGACAAAGTCGTATCCTGCGAAATATGGCCCAGCAGATCAATACCTGTCATCTGGCTGCAAGTGAGAGTTTGATTTTGGCCCAGCTCTTTTCTAAGATCGCTGCCCAGCTAAGTCAGACCAATCCTGCTCATGACCTACTTGATGACATCGAACGCTATCTGAAAGTCTTCCGTAATCGGAGTCTCCCTAAAACACGCGAGGAGTTTGAGACCCGAGCCACCCTCCTGCAACTACTACGCGAAGCTGAAAC
This window harbors:
- a CDS encoding aromatic acid exporter family protein yields the protein MSITQRTTKLILATCLACFLAYFLDLSSAVSAGIIALLSLSDTRRSTLKLARNRLFSMLLALAIGVLAFQLAGFHIWSLGLYLALYVPLAYKMGWEIGITPSSVLVGHLLVQESTSPALLLNEVLLFLIGTSFALLVNLYMPSREKAIHSYHLQVEEKLKDILLRFKYYLSRGDGRNQAQLVDELDSLLDEAIKLVYLDHSDHLFHQTDYHIHYFEMRQRQSRILRNMAQQINTCHLAASESLILAQLFSKIAAQLSQTNPAHDLLDDIERYLKVFRNRSLPKTREEFETRATLLQLLREAETFIQVKVDFYQKYGN
- a CDS encoding mechanosensitive ion channel family protein, which translates into the protein MQEFFQRYFDKLDLTTMLENLLTKLISLLILILLFYIAKKILHATVRKIVKPSLKFSNRDAGRQKTISRLLENIFNYTLYFFLIYCILSILGLPVSSLLAGAGIAGVAIGMGAQGFLSDVINGFFILFERQLDVGDEVVLTNGPITVSGKVVSVGIRTTQLRGDDQALHFVPNRNITVVSNFSRTE